The Lewinellaceae bacterium genome has a segment encoding these proteins:
- a CDS encoding translocation/assembly module TamB domain-containing protein, whose translation MEEQRDYIEERVQKNFVMRQVFRVLTRTVAWIGVLLLVFLLIFQIPGVQNWMVRKVTSAISQKTETIVRLDNAYLSFFDHLILKNVYIEDYNCDTLLFAGKLEVDFNLNPLVLIRKGLVVEKIGLTKALVKIQQVEGENSSNIETFAQKLLASDTQSEKPNQDTVRQSFSLGLEELTLNKVKFLKNNEIWGSKLEIFLNSGTFLFNDLNLPDKIVDIQTIDINGLSMRSENHPSKPLPAGSYVEYINEGSDDTAPGDTTKFKLIVNQIDLTNSAFSLHNFEKAPVKTTPESELDFKHLEVFDIGIRIDSFEFHDMNFMGKINSIAAKTSSGFQLNELSVKDARVTPTRTTLNGLKIITPDSEIGDTLVFRYHQYPDFKEFVDEVRINAKINESFVALKDIMAFAPALEENIFFNNNRNTILKIDGVVNGQINNLSARNLDIILPDGSKIAGNFGSRNLAVKTQEMVDLQLTELRTTMHTLRQLIPNFNLPETFGRLGHLYFTGSFYGFFADFVAFGDLRTDIGRAKMDMQMNLLKGLDKASYRGKLSLFNFNLGTWTQNPDLGLVNFSSKVENGSGLTAETANADLQANIESFYFKKYNYQNAILTGKLNQNFFNGDFIIKDENIDFSFGGEIDMKGEIPAYNFKANVRKLALKPLNLSGQNITLAGDFDLNLRNKKLEDLAGKAIVKNFVILREDTRYDINSMVVESSVDIEGKKTFILLSEVLGCKVEGNFKIDQLPNIFVGYMAENFPGFAGRMNIIPPKKEVEQADFNFELNIIDSRGLNWLADEKLGILKDIRIDGFLSGATKRASFNLVSPGFSYGNIALGETTLTFNGQDSLAQIDLEVFNIFSKDKKVLPTLNFGGKLRPDTLGFKISFAADSPAFFDNLALQGVIFLADTSHYGLTLLQDNLMIFENPWLINPKNRIIFKKDELAISNFELNNEDKFVKLSSLGSKGVNVKISNLDFSYIDEIWDYDRLDFAGNYDLNVNVQDIFKQESISASFRSDAFYINNDYFGQLELDLFAKSLRGRANAHLEIVKDDSRLNVDGFYNIMSATESQKIPEEQKAKYFDFNLTVENYPLNFAGYFVAPQVKDITGSFDVDFAMKGMFPKPDISGKVIAKNGAFTVDYLKTRYTFDHSEVVAKPLLFDATGTVIHDKFGNTATIKGGISHNYLKELGVAATLTTDRFLALDTKKEDNSLFYGKALGKGEVLFNGRFSQVDIYVNATVNEQTHIVVPVTYDREATELNSIRFVNKHEDMEEISGFTTRESPEGISVEMDLSVREDAIMELIFDEQLGDIIRGQGRGNIRMLVPRGGEFQMFGDYTIERGNYLFTFWNVINKDFNVREGGTILWNGDPFAAKINLVAEYKNLTVTPLNFIKEYIIPGSELEAEAYKRTDVELTLLLQGELLKPDINFDIRFPNLTSQLQTFADSKLRLLKGDQNELNRQVFGLIVMGQFFPSDFSSANVLGNTAGNTLSEFLSNQFSLLINHLFSEASEDNKIFSNTQFDFVYKTQNQNVITSGQTTGTTANQDIQLSITKKFLDDRLSIQVGGNVDIGNDVYGVPDESGAFVGDDIVIEYILNKSRSLKLKIYQKLEPDISGGRRFQVGTGLSYRREFNSFSDFFESFKKANQKIDN comes from the coding sequence ATGGAAGAACAACGAGATTACATTGAGGAACGGGTGCAGAAAAACTTTGTGATGCGCCAGGTTTTCCGCGTGCTCACCAGGACAGTGGCTTGGATAGGAGTCTTGTTGTTGGTTTTTTTGCTCATTTTTCAGATTCCCGGCGTTCAGAACTGGATGGTTCGAAAAGTAACAAGTGCCATTTCCCAAAAAACAGAGACGATCGTCAGACTAGATAATGCCTATCTTTCTTTTTTCGATCACCTGATATTAAAGAATGTTTACATAGAGGATTACAATTGTGATACCTTGCTTTTTGCCGGAAAACTCGAAGTGGATTTTAACCTCAATCCCTTAGTGTTGATCAGAAAAGGGCTGGTGGTGGAAAAAATAGGCCTTACCAAGGCTCTTGTGAAAATACAACAGGTTGAAGGGGAAAACTCTAGCAATATAGAAACTTTTGCTCAAAAATTATTGGCTTCCGATACTCAGTCGGAAAAGCCAAACCAGGATACAGTCAGGCAATCCTTTAGTTTAGGGTTGGAGGAATTGACCTTAAACAAGGTGAAATTCCTGAAAAACAATGAAATTTGGGGAAGTAAACTAGAGATTTTTCTTAATTCCGGGACCTTTTTGTTTAATGACCTGAATCTGCCCGATAAAATAGTCGATATTCAGACCATTGACATTAACGGTTTGTCTATGAGATCCGAAAATCATCCTTCAAAGCCCCTGCCAGCCGGTTCTTATGTAGAATATATCAATGAAGGATCAGACGATACAGCCCCCGGCGATACTACTAAATTTAAACTCATTGTCAATCAAATCGATCTTACCAATAGTGCTTTCTCCTTGCATAATTTTGAAAAAGCTCCGGTAAAAACCACCCCTGAATCGGAACTCGATTTTAAACATCTTGAAGTCTTTGATATTGGCATCCGGATTGATAGCTTTGAATTTCATGATATGAATTTCATGGGTAAAATCAATTCTATTGCGGCCAAAACTTCCAGTGGTTTTCAGTTGAATGAATTGTCGGTTAAGGATGCCAGGGTGACTCCGACAAGGACCACCCTAAATGGCCTGAAAATTATTACCCCCGATAGTGAAATTGGAGATACGCTCGTATTCAGATACCATCAATATCCTGATTTTAAAGAGTTTGTCGATGAAGTGCGCATCAATGCAAAAATCAATGAGTCATTCGTGGCGCTGAAGGATATTATGGCTTTTGCTCCGGCTTTGGAAGAAAATATTTTTTTCAATAACAATCGTAATACCATTTTAAAAATTGATGGTGTGGTAAACGGACAGATCAATAATCTCAGTGCGCGTAACCTGGATATCATATTACCTGACGGCAGCAAGATTGCAGGGAACTTCGGTTCGCGAAACCTGGCCGTTAAGACCCAGGAAATGGTTGATCTCCAACTGACGGAATTGCGGACTACCATGCACACGCTCAGACAACTCATCCCTAATTTTAACCTCCCGGAAACTTTTGGTAGGCTGGGCCATCTGTACTTTACAGGAAGTTTTTACGGCTTTTTTGCAGATTTTGTAGCTTTCGGTGATCTTCGGACAGATATTGGTCGGGCTAAAATGGATATGCAAATGAATCTGCTCAAAGGGTTGGATAAAGCCAGTTACCGGGGTAAATTAAGTTTGTTCAACTTCAACCTGGGCACCTGGACACAAAACCCTGACTTGGGATTGGTTAATTTTTCTTCAAAGGTGGAAAACGGAAGCGGGCTTACCGCAGAAACGGCCAATGCCGATTTGCAGGCCAATATTGAAAGTTTTTACTTTAAAAAATATAATTATCAGAATGCCATTCTTACAGGAAAGCTGAATCAGAATTTTTTTAACGGAGATTTTATCATTAAGGATGAGAACATTGATTTTTCCTTTGGGGGTGAAATCGACATGAAGGGAGAGATTCCTGCCTACAACTTTAAAGCCAATGTCAGGAAACTGGCTTTAAAACCATTGAACCTTTCAGGTCAGAACATTACGCTGGCCGGTGATTTTGACCTCAATCTTAGGAACAAAAAACTGGAGGACCTGGCCGGAAAGGCCATAGTAAAGAACTTCGTCATCCTGAGGGAAGATACCCGGTATGACATTAATTCCATGGTGGTGGAATCATCGGTAGACATTGAAGGAAAAAAGACCTTTATCCTGCTTTCCGAGGTACTGGGCTGCAAAGTGGAAGGAAATTTTAAAATTGATCAGCTGCCTAATATATTTGTTGGGTATATGGCCGAAAATTTTCCAGGTTTTGCCGGCAGAATGAACATTATCCCCCCCAAAAAGGAAGTTGAACAAGCAGACTTTAACTTTGAACTGAATATTATTGATTCAAGAGGGCTCAATTGGCTGGCGGATGAAAAGTTGGGGATTTTAAAAGATATACGTATCGATGGATTTTTGAGTGGGGCAACTAAAAGAGCATCTTTTAATCTTGTATCCCCGGGATTTAGTTACGGGAATATTGCTCTGGGGGAAACCACCCTGACTTTTAATGGGCAAGACAGCCTGGCCCAGATAGACCTGGAAGTATTTAATATTTTTTCCAAGGATAAAAAGGTATTACCCACATTAAATTTTGGGGGAAAATTGAGGCCTGATACGCTTGGGTTTAAAATAAGTTTTGCGGCTGATTCTCCTGCTTTTTTTGACAACCTTGCCTTACAGGGAGTTATTTTTCTTGCGGATACCTCCCATTATGGTCTGACATTGCTGCAGGACAACCTCATGATTTTTGAAAACCCCTGGCTGATCAACCCCAAAAACAGGATCATTTTTAAAAAGGACGAATTGGCCATCAGTAATTTTGAATTGAATAATGAAGACAAATTTGTAAAACTATCCAGCTTAGGGTCAAAAGGGGTAAATGTTAAAATTTCAAATTTGGATTTTAGTTATATAGATGAAATATGGGATTATGACCGGCTTGATTTCGCTGGAAATTATGACCTCAATGTCAATGTTCAGGACATTTTCAAACAGGAGAGTATTAGTGCTTCGTTTAGGTCGGACGCTTTTTATATAAACAATGATTATTTTGGTCAACTTGAACTTGATTTGTTTGCCAAAAGCCTCAGGGGAAGAGCCAACGCCCACCTTGAAATTGTCAAAGATGACTCCAGGCTGAATGTAGATGGATTTTACAATATAATGTCTGCCACAGAATCTCAGAAGATCCCTGAAGAGCAGAAAGCTAAATATTTTGATTTTAATCTGACCGTTGAAAATTATCCACTGAATTTCGCTGGTTATTTCGTTGCCCCTCAGGTAAAAGATATTACAGGGTCTTTTGATGTGGATTTTGCCATGAAGGGAATGTTTCCCAAGCCTGATATTTCAGGTAAGGTCATTGCCAAAAACGGCGCGTTTACAGTCGACTACCTAAAAACCCGCTACACCTTTGATCACTCTGAAGTAGTAGCCAAACCCTTATTGTTCGATGCCACAGGAACAGTTATTCATGACAAGTTTGGCAATACCGCAACCATTAAAGGGGGCATCAGTCACAATTATCTCAAGGAACTGGGGGTGGCAGCAACCCTTACGACGGATCGTTTTCTGGCCTTGGACACCAAAAAAGAAGACAATAGTCTTTTTTATGGAAAAGCACTAGGGAAAGGAGAAGTTCTTTTTAACGGTCGGTTTTCACAAGTAGACATCTATGTGAATGCAACGGTGAATGAACAGACTCACATTGTTGTTCCGGTAACTTACGATAGAGAAGCTACCGAATTGAATTCCATTCGATTTGTAAACAAACACGAAGACATGGAAGAAATCAGCGGCTTTACCACAAGGGAAAGTCCTGAAGGGATCAGCGTTGAAATGGATTTGTCAGTACGTGAGGATGCAATAATGGAATTGATTTTTGATGAACAATTAGGGGATATCATTCGGGGGCAGGGGAGAGGCAACATCAGGATGTTGGTGCCAAGAGGGGGAGAGTTCCAGATGTTTGGGGATTATACCATTGAAAGGGGGAATTATCTCTTTACTTTCTGGAATGTAATCAATAAAGATTTTAATGTCAGGGAAGGAGGCACCATCCTCTGGAACGGGGATCCTTTTGCCGCCAAAATCAACCTGGTGGCTGAGTACAAAAACCTGACGGTAACCCCTTTGAATTTTATCAAAGAATACATTATCCCTGGTAGCGAACTGGAAGCTGAGGCTTATAAACGGACGGATGTGGAGCTGACGCTGTTGTTGCAGGGAGAATTGCTTAAACCCGATATTAATTTTGACATCAGGTTTCCTAATCTGACCAGCCAGTTGCAAACTTTTGCTGACAGTAAACTCAGGTTGCTAAAAGGAGATCAGAACGAGCTGAACCGCCAGGTATTCGGGCTTATCGTTATGGGACAGTTTTTTCCTTCAGACTTTTCTTCTGCCAATGTTTTGGGTAACACAGCCGGCAATACCCTGAGTGAATTTTTATCCAATCAGTTTTCTTTATTGATCAATCACCTGTTCTCTGAAGCTTCTGAAGACAATAAAATATTTTCAAACACCCAATTTGATTTCGTTTATAAAACCCAAAACCAAAATGTGATTACTTCCGGACAAACCACTGGCACGACGGCTAATCAGGATATTCAACTCAGTATAACAAAGAAATTTTTAGATGACCGACTGTCCATCCAGGTTGGAGGCAATGTGGATATCGGAAATGATGTTTACGGGGTGCCCGATGAAAGTGGTGCATTTGTGGGAGACGATATTGTAATTGAATATATCCTGAATAAAAGCAGATCGTTGAAGTTGAAGATTTACCAGAAACTGGAACCGGATATCAGCGGTGGGAGAAGATTCCAGGTTGGAACCGGTTTGAGCTATAGAAGAGAATTTAACTCCTTTAGTGACTTCTTTGAAAGCTTTAAAAAGGCCAATCAAAAAATAGACAACTAA
- a CDS encoding DUF2461 domain-containing protein, giving the protein MLTKKSFDFLKDLSKNNNREWFQTNKKRYEAELKLPYEQFISNLIEAYKKLDPQINILPKDAVFRIYRDTRFSKDKTPYKNHVGALISRYGRKGKEFPGHYIHIEVGRLMLGGGAYFLEKGSLDAIREHIMRNPERFSKIINKPEFIEKFGEVKGEKNVRIPKDLQAFAKEQPLIANKQFYFMAESPPENIMGEGAVEYAMNYFRAGEELNVFLREALGL; this is encoded by the coding sequence ATGTTGACAAAAAAATCATTTGACTTTCTAAAAGATCTTTCCAAAAATAACAACAGGGAATGGTTTCAAACGAATAAGAAACGTTATGAGGCTGAGTTGAAATTGCCCTACGAGCAATTTATTTCCAACTTAATAGAGGCCTACAAAAAATTAGATCCTCAAATCAACATATTACCCAAAGATGCCGTATTCAGAATCTACCGGGATACCAGGTTTTCAAAAGATAAAACGCCTTATAAAAATCATGTTGGTGCCCTGATCTCACGATATGGAAGAAAAGGAAAGGAATTTCCCGGACATTACATACATATTGAAGTTGGCCGGTTGATGTTGGGAGGAGGAGCCTATTTCCTTGAAAAAGGCTCACTGGATGCCATCAGGGAGCATATCATGAGAAACCCGGAACGATTTTCTAAAATTATTAATAAGCCTGAATTTATTGAAAAATTCGGCGAGGTAAAAGGCGAGAAGAATGTGCGTATTCCAAAAGATTTGCAGGCCTTTGCAAAAGAACAACCCCTGATTGCCAACAAGCAATTTTATTTTATGGCCGAGTCACCCCCCGAAAATATTATGGGAGAAGGGGCCGTTGAATATGCCATGAATTATTTCCGTGCGGGAGAAGAACTTAATGTTTTTCTTCGTGAAGCCTTGGGCCTCTGA
- the aroC gene encoding chorismate synthase, with protein sequence MAGNTFGQAFKIMTFGESHGEAIGVIIDGCPAGLAIDESFIQQELDRRRPGQSAIVTQRKEADKVQILSGVFEGKSTGTPISMVIFNADARSKDYGHIAEKFRPSHADYTYWAKFGIRDYRGGGRSSARETAARVAAGAIAKILLSEQDIQINAYVSQVGPLQLQTAYHEIDFNLVESNPVRCPDLGMAKKMEDLIREVRKAGDTIGGVVSCVIKGCPPGLGEPVFDRLQADLAKSMLSINACKGFEYGSGFAGVTMRGSAHNDLFYMEKEKIKTRTNFSGGIQGGISNGMDIYFRAAFKAVATIVPPQESITQTGEKTTVEGKGRHDPCVLPRAVPIVEAMSALVIADHFLRNKMSRL encoded by the coding sequence ATGGCAGGCAATACATTTGGACAGGCATTTAAAATAATGACATTCGGAGAATCCCATGGTGAAGCCATTGGCGTGATCATCGATGGATGTCCTGCCGGGTTGGCCATCGACGAATCTTTCATTCAGCAAGAACTCGACAGGCGGCGTCCCGGCCAATCAGCGATTGTCACTCAAAGGAAGGAAGCCGACAAGGTACAGATCCTGTCAGGAGTATTTGAAGGGAAAAGCACAGGAACTCCCATTTCCATGGTGATTTTTAATGCCGATGCCCGCTCAAAGGATTACGGTCATATTGCAGAGAAGTTCAGACCTTCTCATGCTGACTATACTTACTGGGCCAAATTCGGAATCCGGGATTATCGAGGCGGCGGCCGCTCTTCCGCCAGAGAAACCGCAGCCAGGGTAGCTGCCGGAGCCATTGCAAAAATATTGTTATCTGAACAAGACATTCAAATTAATGCTTATGTTTCGCAGGTCGGGCCGCTCCAATTGCAAACGGCTTACCATGAAATAGATTTTAACCTCGTAGAATCGAATCCGGTTCGTTGCCCTGACCTGGGAATGGCCAAAAAAATGGAGGATTTGATCCGTGAAGTAAGAAAAGCAGGAGACACTATTGGCGGAGTAGTAAGTTGTGTGATCAAAGGATGTCCCCCAGGACTTGGAGAACCGGTTTTCGATCGGCTACAGGCGGATCTTGCCAAGAGCATGTTGAGTATTAATGCCTGTAAGGGATTCGAATACGGCTCAGGATTTGCGGGAGTAACGATGAGAGGTTCAGCCCATAATGACCTTTTTTACATGGAAAAAGAAAAGATCAAAACCAGGACCAACTTTTCGGGAGGCATCCAGGGAGGCATTTCAAATGGTATGGATATTTATTTTCGGGCAGCCTTCAAAGCCGTCGCCACTATAGTCCCCCCACAGGAATCCATCACCCAGACAGGAGAAAAAACCACGGTGGAGGGAAAAGGCAGACACGACCCTTGTGTACTTCCTCGGGCCGTTCCCATCGTTGAAGCCATGTCAGCGCTGGTCATCGCAGATCACTTTTTGCGCAATAAAATGTCCCGTTTGTAA
- a CDS encoding outer membrane beta-barrel protein: MKKSIIFVIISLFSVTTFAQHFYAGLLAGGSNYLGDLSENSSRIIIGETKLAGGLFAGYQFNDFAELKLGVNYARLSGSDANAKDELIQARNLSFFTNVFEFSLRGEWNIMGFQPYNYSRPFSPFIFGGIAGFKFDPQTEYLGQKVSLQPLGTEGQGMPDRSAKYKLFDLAFPFGLGAKYLLSENWTLGIEFGARYTLSDYVDDVGGTYVNYEDLFATNGELTAALGNREGEYSGKPPVLVPTGTQRGDQKSHDLYFIAGLTITYNFIDSGMLGSRKRIKRRKTGCPTD; this comes from the coding sequence ATGAAGAAATCGATCATTTTTGTTATTATTTCTCTATTTTCCGTAACGACCTTTGCCCAGCATTTTTATGCAGGTTTGCTCGCAGGAGGATCCAATTATTTGGGCGACCTTAGTGAAAATTCTTCTCGTATTATCATTGGTGAGACCAAACTCGCGGGGGGGCTGTTCGCCGGGTACCAGTTCAACGATTTTGCAGAACTTAAACTGGGGGTCAATTATGCCCGGTTATCCGGCAGTGATGCCAATGCAAAAGATGAATTGATTCAGGCCAGGAACCTAAGCTTTTTCACCAATGTTTTTGAATTTTCACTCCGCGGAGAATGGAACATTATGGGATTTCAACCCTATAATTACAGCCGGCCGTTTTCCCCTTTTATTTTCGGAGGCATTGCGGGGTTTAAATTTGACCCTCAAACTGAATACCTGGGGCAAAAAGTATCGCTGCAACCCCTTGGCACCGAAGGACAGGGCATGCCCGACAGGTCAGCAAAATATAAATTGTTCGACCTGGCTTTTCCTTTTGGCCTGGGAGCCAAATACCTGTTGAGCGAAAACTGGACGCTGGGTATAGAATTCGGGGCAAGGTACACCCTTTCCGATTATGTGGATGATGTAGGGGGAACTTATGTGAATTACGAAGATCTTTTCGCCACCAATGGCGAACTGACAGCGGCCCTAGGCAACAGGGAAGGAGAATATTCGGGAAAACCTCCTGTGCTGGTACCTACCGGAACTCAGCGCGGTGATCAAAAATCCCACGACCTCTATTTCATTGCCGGGTTAACCATAACCTACAATTTCATCGACAGCGGCATGCTGGGCAGCCGTAAAAGGATCAAAAGAAGAAAAACCGGTTGCCCAACGGACTGA
- a CDS encoding SulP family inorganic anion transporter codes for MKNLFNLKHFRGDLFGGITAGIVALPLALAFGVSSGLGPSAGLYGAIFISFFAALFGGTNTQISGPTAPMTAVSMIVIAGIIATFDGDVNKAMPAILSVFLLAGLMQVGLGVLGIGKYIKYIPYPVVSGFMTAIGVIILVTQILPAVGYYPKEDTAFVEQYKPYAEEIILDNILKEEAGEGILVLEDFKETVERAKYITDNDVLQESQTLAGKEASGVIGALKVMPRAFKNINWLEFLLALGTIFIIYGFKRITKAVPSTLVALVVMSGIAFGFGLDYRPIETIPSGLPIPNLAIFTEFRLGSITPYIFTALTLALLGAIDSLLTSVVADNMTKTKHKPNQELIGQGIGNGVAAIFGGIPGAGATIRTVVNINAGGKTKLSGMVAGLLLLAILLALGPVASQIPAAVLAGILITVGINVMDYKGLKAIPSMPRSEVVILLVVLVLSSVWNLVAAVGIGLVIASLMFMKQIGDLMGKRSDVEPLLKEKAWPDEEGFPDELEKKCFIKHIKGPLFFGSTSDFQQLATQIPDTAQTVIIRMGRMQYMDQSGLYAIEDVLVDLVNQGKKVLLVNIPEQPRYMMERIDIIPDLIPEEQIYPSFAHCLAWIKGNLQNGKDGF; via the coding sequence ATGAAAAATTTATTTAACTTGAAACACTTCAGGGGGGACCTGTTCGGTGGAATAACGGCTGGGATCGTTGCCCTTCCACTCGCCCTGGCATTCGGAGTAAGCTCAGGCCTCGGCCCGAGTGCCGGATTATACGGGGCCATTTTTATCAGTTTTTTCGCTGCCTTATTCGGAGGGACGAATACCCAGATTTCGGGACCAACGGCACCAATGACCGCCGTAAGTATGATTGTCATTGCAGGCATCATTGCCACCTTTGACGGTGATGTTAACAAAGCGATGCCTGCTATTCTTTCTGTTTTCCTATTGGCTGGATTGATGCAGGTAGGATTGGGTGTTCTGGGGATCGGAAAGTATATAAAATACATCCCATATCCCGTGGTTTCAGGTTTTATGACCGCCATTGGGGTGATCATCCTCGTGACCCAGATTTTGCCGGCGGTGGGTTATTATCCAAAAGAAGATACAGCCTTTGTTGAACAGTATAAACCTTATGCGGAGGAGATCATTCTTGATAATATTCTTAAAGAAGAGGCAGGAGAAGGGATCCTGGTGTTGGAGGATTTTAAAGAAACGGTTGAAAGAGCAAAATACATCACGGACAACGATGTTCTGCAAGAATCACAAACCCTTGCGGGCAAAGAAGCTTCGGGCGTAATTGGAGCTTTGAAGGTGATGCCAAGGGCTTTTAAAAATATAAACTGGCTCGAATTCCTGTTGGCCCTTGGAACAATTTTCATCATTTATGGTTTCAAAAGAATCACCAAGGCGGTGCCGAGTACTTTGGTGGCGCTGGTGGTCATGTCTGGAATTGCTTTCGGGTTTGGATTGGATTACCGGCCGATTGAAACCATTCCCAGCGGGTTGCCAATTCCTAACCTCGCTATTTTTACCGAATTCAGGCTGGGGAGTATTACGCCCTATATTTTTACGGCCTTAACACTGGCCCTGCTTGGAGCTATTGATTCATTGCTGACTTCTGTGGTGGCTGATAATATGACCAAAACAAAGCACAAACCCAACCAGGAACTGATCGGGCAGGGAATAGGCAATGGGGTGGCTGCGATCTTTGGTGGAATACCCGGTGCCGGAGCGACCATAAGAACGGTGGTAAATATCAATGCCGGGGGAAAAACAAAATTATCAGGGATGGTTGCCGGGTTGTTGCTTTTGGCTATTTTACTGGCCCTGGGACCTGTCGCCTCTCAAATCCCCGCCGCGGTCCTGGCAGGAATATTGATTACTGTTGGAATAAATGTGATGGATTATAAAGGTTTGAAAGCCATCCCGTCAATGCCTCGTTCGGAAGTGGTTATTCTTCTTGTCGTTCTTGTCCTGTCTTCTGTCTGGAACCTGGTGGCTGCAGTGGGCATTGGATTGGTGATTGCTTCCCTGATGTTTATGAAACAAATCGGAGACCTGATGGGCAAGCGTTCAGATGTAGAGCCTTTATTGAAAGAAAAGGCCTGGCCGGACGAAGAGGGATTTCCGGATGAATTGGAAAAGAAATGTTTTATCAAACATATCAAAGGCCCTTTGTTTTTTGGCTCTACGAGTGATTTCCAGCAACTGGCCACGCAGATTCCCGATACTGCCCAAACCGTCATCATCAGAATGGGAAGAATGCAATACATGGATCAATCCGGCTTGTATGCTATAGAGGATGTTTTGGTGGATTTGGTCAATCAGGGCAAAAAAGTATTGCTGGTGAATATACCTGAACAACCCCGGTATATGATGGAACGCATCGATATTATTCCGGATTTGATCCCGGAAGAACAGATTTACCCTTCCTTCGCGCATTGCCTGGCCTGGATCAAGGGAAATTTACAAAACGGTAAGGATGGTTTTTAG
- a CDS encoding TlpA family protein disulfide reductase, producing MTKNILTHFTFLVLGFLVLSLSGCNNTPPGTTIKGQFTNGSNTQIFIDRMYIGKASEVLTSTTTDADGNFSISFPEGIEKGIYNMRIGSNGRIGMAYSGGEKVVEFKGDLKEISRYNFEITGSKDSKVLRDVIQQMVARTFNSSNMETFIDTTSNPELGAFLAYMSLGKNGLDLQKKALAKLNATEPGSPTAEAYASFLQQLENSKSAVEPAGPVAVGQPAPEIRLTSPEGKEYKLSDLKGKIVLLDFWASWCRPCRAENPNVVKVYEKYKNKGFTVFSVSLDGSKERWADAIQQDKLSWPYHVSDLRKWQSGPAATYGVRSIPRAFLIDRDGNVAATSVRGAEELEEELIKLL from the coding sequence ATGACAAAAAATATCCTAACACATTTCACCTTTTTGGTCCTGGGCTTTTTGGTCCTTTCCTTGTCGGGCTGCAACAACACCCCGCCGGGTACCACCATTAAAGGACAATTCACCAATGGTTCGAACACCCAGATTTTTATCGACAGAATGTACATTGGAAAGGCCAGTGAAGTGCTAACCAGTACCACCACTGATGCCGATGGCAATTTTTCTATTTCCTTTCCTGAAGGCATTGAAAAAGGAATTTACAATATGAGGATCGGAAGTAATGGAAGAATAGGCATGGCGTATTCAGGAGGAGAAAAAGTAGTAGAATTTAAGGGTGACCTCAAAGAAATATCCCGGTACAATTTTGAGATTACCGGGTCAAAAGATTCAAAAGTGCTCCGCGATGTAATCCAGCAGATGGTGGCCAGGACATTCAACTCTTCCAATATGGAAACTTTCATAGACACCACCTCCAACCCTGAACTGGGAGCATTTTTGGCTTATATGTCCCTGGGCAAAAACGGACTGGACCTCCAGAAAAAAGCTCTTGCAAAACTTAATGCCACCGAACCTGGTTCCCCAACGGCAGAAGCCTACGCCTCATTTTTGCAGCAGTTGGAAAATTCAAAAAGCGCCGTAGAGCCGGCAGGCCCTGTGGCAGTGGGACAACCTGCTCCCGAAATCAGATTGACTTCTCCTGAAGGCAAAGAATACAAGCTTTCCGACCTTAAAGGCAAAATCGTGCTACTCGATTTTTGGGCCAGCTGGTGCCGCCCCTGCCGTGCGGAAAACCCGAATGTGGTAAAAGTTTACGAAAAATATAAAAACAAAGGATTTACAGTATTCAGTGTTTCACTGGATGGTAGTAAAGAACGCTGGGCAGACGCAATCCAGCAGGATAAACTATCATGGCCCTACCACGTAAGTGATCTCCGCAAATGGCAATCCGGTCCTGCTGCGACTTATGGCGTTCGCAGCATTCCAAGAGCTTTCCTGATTGATCGGGACGGAAATGTAGCCGCTACCAGCGTTCGTGGCGCTGAAGAATTGGAAGAAGAGTTGATAAAACTATTGTAA